In Citrobacter sp. RHB25-C09, the following proteins share a genomic window:
- the ilvN gene encoding acetolactate synthase small subunit, with protein sequence MQKQSHDNVILELTVRNHPGVMTHVCGLFARRAFNVEGILCLPIQGSDQSRIWLLVNDDQRLEQMIAQIDKLEDVAKVVRNQSDPTMFNKIAVFFE encoded by the coding sequence ATGCAGAAACAATCACATGATAACGTCATTCTGGAACTCACCGTCCGCAACCACCCTGGCGTTATGACCCACGTCTGCGGCCTGTTCGCGCGTCGTGCGTTTAACGTTGAGGGTATTCTCTGTTTGCCGATTCAGGGCAGCGACCAGAGTCGCATCTGGCTACTGGTGAACGACGACCAGCGTCTGGAGCAGATGATTGCGCAGATCGACAAGCTGGAAGATGTAGCAAAAGTGGTGCGTAACCAGTCCGATCCGACGATGTTCAACAAAATTGCGGTGTTCTTTGAGTGA
- the emrD gene encoding multidrug efflux MFS transporter EmrD: MKRQRSVNLLLMLVILVAVGQMAQTIYIPAIADMARELNVREGAVQSVMAAYLLTYGVSQLFYGPLSDRIGRRPVILAGMSIFMLATLVAMTTHSLTVLIAASALQGMGTGVGGVMARTLPRDLYQGTQLRHANSLLNMGILVSPLLAPLIGGLLDTAWNWRACYVFLFILCAGVTFSMARWMPETRPVDAPRTRLLTSYKVLFGNGAFNCYLLMLIGGLAGIAVFEACSGVLMGAVLGFNSMTVSILFILPIPAAFFGAWFAGRPNKRFSTLMWQSVVSCLLAGLMMWIPGWFGVMNVWTLLIPAALFFFGAGMLFPLATSGAMEPFPFLAGTAGALVGGLQNIGSGVLAWLSAMLPQTGQGSLGLLMTLMGLLILLCWLPLAARMSHQGQAI; the protein is encoded by the coding sequence ATGAAAAGGCAGAGAAGCGTCAATTTGTTGTTGATGTTGGTCATACTTGTAGCTGTCGGTCAGATGGCGCAAACCATATATATCCCCGCCATTGCCGATATGGCTCGCGAGCTAAATGTCCGCGAGGGGGCCGTGCAGAGCGTGATGGCCGCCTACCTGTTGACCTATGGCGTATCGCAGCTGTTTTACGGCCCGCTTTCCGACCGCATAGGACGCCGCCCGGTGATCCTCGCCGGAATGTCTATTTTTATGCTGGCAACGCTGGTCGCTATGACAACCCACAGCCTGACAGTACTGATTGCCGCCAGCGCGTTGCAGGGGATGGGCACTGGTGTGGGCGGGGTTATGGCTCGCACCCTACCGCGCGATCTTTACCAGGGCACGCAGTTGCGCCACGCCAACAGTCTTCTGAATATGGGGATTCTGGTCAGCCCTCTGCTGGCGCCGTTAATCGGCGGCCTGTTGGATACGGCCTGGAACTGGCGCGCCTGTTACGTTTTTCTGTTCATCCTGTGCGCGGGTGTAACCTTCAGCATGGCGCGCTGGATGCCCGAAACTCGTCCTGTTGATGCGCCCCGCACACGACTGCTCACCAGCTATAAGGTCTTGTTTGGCAACGGTGCGTTTAACTGCTATCTGCTGATGCTCATTGGCGGGTTGGCTGGTATCGCGGTGTTTGAAGCCTGTTCCGGCGTGTTAATGGGGGCAGTTTTAGGCTTTAACAGCATGACAGTCAGCATCCTGTTTATTCTGCCAATTCCGGCTGCGTTCTTTGGCGCATGGTTTGCGGGTCGCCCGAACAAGCGTTTTTCCACGCTGATGTGGCAGTCGGTGGTGAGTTGTCTGCTGGCAGGGCTGATGATGTGGATCCCCGGCTGGTTTGGCGTGATGAACGTCTGGACGCTGCTGATCCCTGCCGCGCTGTTCTTCTTCGGTGCCGGAATGCTGTTTCCGCTGGCGACCAGCGGAGCGATGGAGCCGTTCCCGTTCCTCGCAGGGACGGCGGGTGCGCTGGTTGGCGGTCTGCAAAATATCGGTTCAGGCGTGCTGGCCTGGCTGTCTGCGATGCTTCCTCAAACCGGTCAGGGCAGTCTTGGTCTGCTGATGACGCTCATGGGGCTGCTGATATTACTGTGCTGGCTACCGCTGGCGGCGCGTATGTCGCACCAGGGGCAGGCTATTTAA
- the dsdC gene encoding DNA-binding transcriptional regulator DsdC: protein MEAPREVRNQLLNGWQLSKLYTFEVAARHQSFAMAADELSLSPSAVSHRINQLEAELGIQLFVRSHRKVELTHEGKRVFWALKSSLDMLNQEILDIKNQELSGTLTVYSRPSIAQCWLVPALGDFTRRYPSISLTILTGNDNVNLQRAGVDLALYFDDAPSSQLSHHFLMDEEILPVCSPEYAQRFDLLGSLVNLPHCTLLHDRQAWSNDSGTDEWHSWAQHFGVNLPTSSGIGFDRSDLAVIAAMNHIGVAMGRKRLVEKRLESGELVAPFGEMSLTCHQHYYITTLPGRQWPKIEAFIGWLHEQAGLPRIK from the coding sequence ATGGAAGCTCCACGCGAAGTCAGAAACCAGCTTCTCAACGGCTGGCAATTATCCAAACTGTACACGTTTGAAGTGGCGGCAAGGCACCAGTCATTTGCGATGGCGGCTGATGAGCTGTCGCTCAGCCCCAGCGCCGTGAGTCACCGCATCAACCAACTGGAAGCCGAGTTGGGAATTCAGCTTTTTGTCCGATCGCATCGCAAAGTAGAGCTTACCCACGAAGGGAAGCGGGTATTCTGGGCGCTGAAGTCGTCGCTGGATATGCTGAATCAGGAGATTCTGGACATCAAAAACCAGGAGCTGTCGGGGACGCTGACCGTCTATTCACGTCCGTCAATCGCCCAATGCTGGCTGGTACCCGCGCTGGGTGACTTCACGCGCCGTTATCCGTCGATCTCACTGACTATCCTGACCGGCAACGATAACGTGAATTTGCAGCGTGCCGGAGTTGATCTGGCGCTGTACTTTGACGATGCGCCATCTTCGCAGTTGTCCCACCATTTTTTAATGGATGAAGAAATCCTGCCGGTTTGCAGCCCGGAATATGCGCAACGCTTTGACTTACTGGGATCGTTGGTGAATTTGCCCCATTGTACCTTGTTGCATGACCGTCAGGCGTGGAGCAATGATTCCGGGACCGATGAATGGCACAGTTGGGCGCAACATTTTGGCGTGAATTTGCCGACATCGTCGGGGATTGGCTTCGATCGTTCCGACCTGGCGGTCATCGCTGCGATGAACCATATCGGTGTGGCGATGGGAAGAAAACGGCTGGTGGAGAAGCGACTGGAAAGTGGCGAACTTGTCGCTCCCTTTGGCGAGATGTCGCTCACCTGCCACCAGCATTATTACATCACGACGCTGCCTGGCAGACAGTGGCCAAAAATCGAGGCCTTTATCGGCTGGTTGCACGAACAGGCCGGGTTGCCACGCATTAAATAG
- a CDS encoding DUF202 domain-containing protein, protein MPDSRKARRMADPGLQPERTSLAWFRTLLGYGALMALALKHNWHQAGFLFWVSLGVLAVVALVLWRYTRSRNLMDVTHFDFSHSQAIRDKFLISLAVLSLAILFAVSHIRQLAVFIGNLV, encoded by the coding sequence ATGCCGGATAGCCGCAAAGCCCGCCGCATGGCCGATCCAGGACTTCAGCCTGAGCGCACATCACTGGCCTGGTTTCGCACGCTGCTGGGTTACGGCGCGCTGATGGCGCTAGCGCTAAAGCACAACTGGCATCAGGCGGGTTTTTTGTTCTGGGTTTCTCTCGGCGTCCTGGCCGTTGTGGCGCTCGTTCTCTGGCGCTATACCCGCAGCCGTAATCTGATGGATGTGACGCACTTTGATTTTTCCCATTCTCAGGCGATACGTGACAAATTTTTGATCTCCCTCGCGGTGTTGTCACTCGCAATCCTGTTTGCTGTATCGCACATTCGCCAACTTGCCGTCTTTATTGGGAATTTAGTATGA
- the ilvB gene encoding acetolactate synthase large subunit, whose translation MASSGTASTSTRTRFTGAEFIVHFLERQGITIVTGIPGGSILPVYDALSQSTQIRHILARHEQGAGFIAQGMARTDGKPAVCMACSGPGATNLVTAIADARLDSIPLVCITGQVPASMIGTDAFQEVDTYGISIPITKHNYLVRHIDELPQVMSDAFRLAQSGRPGPVWIDVPKDVQTAVFDIEEMPAPAEIMAAPAFSADSVREAAAMINAAKRPVLYLGGGVINAPERVRELAEKAQLPTTMTLMALGMLPKAHPLSLGMLGMHGARSTNYILQETDLLVVLGARFDDRAIGKTEQFCPNAKIIHVDIDRAELGKIKQPHIAIQADVDEVLAQLIPQIEAQPRSEWHQLVSDLQREFPCTIPQESNPLSHYGLINAVAACVDDSAIITTDVGQHQMWAAQAYPLNRPRQWLTSGGLGTMGFGLPAAIGAALANPDKKVLCFSGDGSLMMNIQEMATASENQLDVKIILMNNEALGLVHQQQSLFYKQGVFAATYPGTINFMQIAAGFGLETCDLNNEADPQAALQAIINRPGPALIHVRIDAEEKVYPMVPPGAANTEMVGE comes from the coding sequence ATGGCAAGTTCGGGCACAGCATCAACATCCACGCGTACGCGTTTTACCGGCGCGGAGTTCATCGTTCATTTTCTGGAACGTCAGGGCATTACCATTGTCACGGGGATCCCGGGCGGTTCAATACTGCCTGTCTATGACGCACTGAGCCAGAGTACGCAAATCCGTCACATTCTGGCGCGCCACGAGCAGGGGGCCGGATTTATCGCGCAGGGCATGGCGCGTACCGATGGCAAACCCGCAGTCTGTATGGCCTGTAGCGGACCTGGCGCAACCAACCTGGTGACCGCCATCGCCGATGCGCGCCTGGATTCCATCCCGCTGGTGTGTATCACCGGACAGGTCCCTGCCTCGATGATCGGCACCGATGCCTTTCAGGAAGTGGACACCTACGGTATCTCTATCCCCATCACTAAACACAACTATCTGGTCAGACATATCGATGAACTCCCTCAGGTGATGAGCGACGCGTTCCGTCTTGCTCAGTCAGGTCGTCCTGGCCCGGTGTGGATAGACGTACCTAAGGACGTACAGACGGCGGTTTTCGACATTGAAGAGATGCCTGCACCGGCAGAGATTATGGCCGCACCGGCATTCAGCGCAGACAGTGTTCGCGAAGCGGCTGCGATGATTAACGCCGCAAAACGTCCGGTGCTGTACCTCGGCGGTGGAGTGATAAACGCGCCCGAGCGGGTGCGCGAACTGGCGGAAAAAGCCCAGTTACCAACTACCATGACACTGATGGCGCTGGGCATGCTGCCGAAGGCGCACCCGCTGTCGTTAGGGATGCTGGGGATGCACGGCGCGCGCAGCACAAACTATATCCTGCAGGAGACGGATTTACTGGTGGTGCTGGGGGCACGTTTTGATGACCGGGCGATTGGCAAAACCGAACAGTTCTGCCCGAATGCCAAAATTATTCATGTGGATATCGACCGCGCGGAATTGGGGAAAATTAAGCAGCCGCACATTGCCATTCAGGCTGACGTGGATGAGGTGCTGGCGCAGTTAATTCCGCAGATTGAAGCGCAGCCGCGCAGCGAGTGGCATCAGTTGGTGAGCGACTTGCAGCGTGAGTTTCCCTGTACCATTCCGCAAGAGAGCAATCCGCTCAGCCATTATGGCCTGATTAACGCGGTAGCCGCCTGTGTAGACGACAGTGCGATTATCACCACCGACGTGGGGCAACATCAGATGTGGGCGGCGCAGGCTTATCCGTTGAACCGACCGCGCCAGTGGCTGACCTCTGGCGGGCTGGGCACCATGGGCTTTGGCCTGCCTGCGGCGATTGGTGCGGCGCTGGCCAATCCGGACAAAAAAGTGCTGTGCTTTTCCGGCGACGGTAGCCTGATGATGAACATTCAGGAAATGGCCACCGCCAGCGAAAACCAACTGGATGTGAAAATCATTCTGATGAACAACGAAGCACTGGGGCTGGTGCACCAGCAACAAAGCCTGTTCTATAAGCAGGGCGTGTTTGCTGCGACTTATCCAGGAACGATCAACTTTATGCAGATTGCCGCCGGGTTTGGGCTGGAAACCTGTGACTTAAATAACGAAGCCGACCCGCAGGCCGCGTTGCAGGCGATCATCAATCGACCGGGGCCGGCGCTGATCCACGTACGAATTGATGCAGAAGAAAAAGTGTATCCGATGGTACCGCCGGGAGCGGCAAATACTGAGATGGTGGGGGAATAA
- a CDS encoding anaerobic sulfatase maturase produces the protein MTVCQVMAKPASSRCNLDCRYCFYIDKPTQPVMDDATLHAFIQQHIAAQPGAEVLFAWQGGEPTLCGLDFFRRVVALQKQFGEGKQIQNTFQTNGILLNDDWCRFFRRHGWLVGISLDGPAELHDAYRVNRAGKPTHSKVTRAIATLVEHRVDFNLLVVVNRLNSQHPAQMYHYLRQLGTPYLQFIPLVEHDEKGKLTKESVEPEAWGQFLRDVFDIWVREDIGRVFIQLFDSTLGIWCGYPSQMCAFSKTCGHAFALEANGDVYQCDHYVYPQYLLGNIHQTSLRELNASPPADAFGEQKHETLSAECQSCSWLSFCHGDCPKHRDGSGKSVLCEGYKAFHTHCAPHMRVMRDLVKMHRSPMELMVMMQRQQAG, from the coding sequence ATGACAGTCTGTCAGGTCATGGCCAAACCGGCCAGCTCACGTTGTAACCTGGATTGCCGTTACTGTTTCTACATTGATAAACCCACTCAACCTGTAATGGATGACGCCACGCTTCACGCGTTTATCCAGCAACATATCGCCGCACAGCCAGGGGCAGAAGTACTGTTTGCCTGGCAGGGCGGAGAACCTACGCTTTGTGGCCTGGATTTTTTTCGTCGCGTGGTTGCGCTACAAAAGCAATTCGGAGAAGGGAAGCAGATCCAGAACACTTTTCAGACCAACGGCATTTTGCTCAACGACGACTGGTGTCGTTTCTTCCGTCGCCACGGTTGGTTGGTGGGCATCTCGCTGGATGGTCCGGCTGAACTCCATGATGCTTACCGCGTTAACCGCGCGGGCAAACCGACCCACAGCAAAGTGACGCGCGCTATAGCGACGCTGGTCGAGCATCGTGTGGATTTCAACCTGCTGGTGGTAGTGAACCGTCTGAACAGCCAACATCCCGCGCAGATGTACCATTATCTCCGCCAGCTTGGCACACCCTACCTGCAGTTTATCCCGCTGGTCGAGCATGATGAAAAGGGTAAGCTGACGAAAGAATCGGTGGAGCCGGAAGCGTGGGGACAATTTCTGCGTGACGTTTTTGATATTTGGGTACGAGAAGATATCGGGCGCGTATTTATTCAGCTTTTTGATTCCACGCTGGGGATATGGTGCGGCTATCCGTCGCAGATGTGCGCATTCAGCAAAACCTGCGGCCATGCGTTTGCACTGGAGGCGAACGGTGATGTCTACCAGTGCGATCATTATGTTTATCCGCAATACCTTCTGGGCAACATCCATCAAACTTCGCTGAGGGAACTGAATGCCAGTCCGCCAGCAGATGCGTTTGGCGAGCAGAAACACGAAACGCTCAGTGCCGAGTGCCAGAGCTGTTCCTGGCTGAGTTTTTGTCACGGCGATTGTCCAAAACACCGGGATGGGAGTGGCAAAAGCGTGTTATGTGAAGGATATAAAGCCTTTCATACCCACTGTGCGCCGCATATGCGCGTGATGCGGGATTTGGTAAAAATGCACCGCTCTCCGATGGAACTGATGGTAATGATGCAGCGTCAACAGGCCGGATAA
- the uhpA gene encoding transcriptional regulator UhpA has translation MITVALIDDHLIVRSGFAQLLGLEPDFQVVAEFGSGREALSGLPGRGVQVCICDISMPDISGLELLSQLPKGMATIMLSVHDSPALVEQALNAGARGFLSKRCSPDELIAAVHTVATGGCYLTPEIAIKLAAGRQDPLTRRERQVAEKLSQGMAVKEIATELGLSPKTVHVHRANLMEKLGVSNDVELARRMFDGWQ, from the coding sequence ATGATCACCGTTGCCCTCATTGACGACCACCTTATCGTCCGCTCTGGCTTTGCTCAACTCCTGGGGCTGGAACCCGATTTTCAGGTGGTGGCAGAGTTTGGATCCGGGCGTGAAGCGCTGTCTGGACTGCCTGGACGTGGGGTTCAGGTCTGTATTTGTGACATCTCCATGCCTGACATATCCGGGTTAGAGTTGCTGAGCCAACTGCCAAAAGGGATGGCGACGATCATGCTTTCGGTGCACGACAGCCCGGCGTTAGTTGAACAAGCGCTTAACGCCGGGGCACGCGGCTTCCTCTCCAAACGGTGTAGCCCTGATGAACTGATTGCCGCAGTGCATACTGTTGCCACGGGCGGCTGTTATCTCACGCCGGAAATCGCTATCAAGCTGGCGGCTGGACGTCAGGATCCTCTCACCAGACGCGAACGTCAGGTAGCTGAAAAACTCTCTCAGGGAATGGCGGTAAAAGAGATTGCGACAGAACTGGGGCTTTCGCCAAAAACGGTGCACGTCCATCGTGCGAATCTGATGGAAAAACTGGGCGTCAGCAATGATGTGGAACTGGCACGCAGGATGTTTGACGGCTGGCAATGA
- the tisB gene encoding type I toxin-antitoxin system toxin TisB, producing MSLVDIAILILKLIVAAMQLLDAVLKYFK from the coding sequence ATGAGCCTCGTGGATATCGCTATTCTTATCCTCAAACTCATTGTTGCAGCCATGCAACTGCTTGATGCTGTTCTGAAGTACTTCAAGTAA
- a CDS encoding sulfatase-like hydrolase/transferase — MTRPNFLFIMTDTQATNMVGCYSGKSLNTQNIDSLAAEGIRFNSAYTCSPVCTPARAGLFTGIYANQSGPWTNNVAPGKNISTMGRYFKDAGYHTSYIGKWHLDGHDYFGTGECPAEWDADYWYDGANYLAELTEEEIGLWRNGLNTIEDLQANNIDETFTWAHRISNRAVDFLQHSARADEPFLLVVSYDEPHHPFTCPVEYLEKYQDFYYDLGAKAHDTLVNKPEHHRLWSQAMPSPVGEDGRYHHPLYFACNDFVDDQIGRVIKALTPAQRENTWVIYTSDHGEMMGAHKLISKGAAMYDDITRIPLIIRSPQGEHRQVDTPVSHIDLLPTMMTLAGIDKPDILPGEDILYAQAPRGVMVEFNRYEIEHDSFGGFIPVRCWVTEAYKLVLNLFTSDELYDRHQDPHELNNLIDDPDLADVRNQLHDALLDYMDKIRDPFRTYQWSLRPWRKDAHPRWMGAFRPRPDDGYSPVVRDYDTGLPTQGVKVEEKKQKF; from the coding sequence ATGACTCGTCCAAACTTCCTGTTCATCATGACCGATACTCAGGCGACCAATATGGTGGGCTGCTATAGCGGCAAGTCACTGAATACGCAGAATATTGATAGTCTGGCGGCGGAAGGGATCCGCTTTAATTCCGCCTATACCTGTTCCCCCGTTTGTACGCCAGCGCGTGCTGGGCTTTTCACCGGCATTTACGCTAATCAATCCGGCCCGTGGACCAACAATGTCGCACCGGGAAAAAATATCTCGACGATGGGGCGCTACTTTAAAGATGCGGGCTACCACACCAGCTATATCGGCAAATGGCATCTCGACGGACATGACTATTTTGGTACCGGTGAGTGTCCCGCGGAGTGGGATGCCGATTACTGGTACGACGGCGCCAATTATCTTGCGGAACTGACAGAAGAAGAAATCGGCCTGTGGCGCAATGGCCTGAATACCATAGAAGATTTGCAGGCCAATAATATCGATGAAACCTTCACCTGGGCGCACCGCATCAGCAACCGGGCGGTGGATTTTCTCCAGCATTCCGCGCGCGCCGATGAGCCGTTTCTGTTGGTTGTTTCCTATGACGAGCCACATCACCCGTTTACTTGCCCGGTAGAGTACCTCGAGAAATATCAGGACTTTTATTATGACCTCGGCGCGAAGGCACACGATACGCTGGTAAATAAACCCGAACATCATCGTTTGTGGTCTCAGGCGATGCCATCCCCGGTGGGTGAGGACGGACGCTATCACCATCCGCTCTATTTTGCCTGCAATGATTTTGTCGATGATCAGATTGGCAGGGTTATCAAGGCGCTGACGCCGGCGCAGCGGGAGAACACCTGGGTGATTTATACCTCCGATCACGGCGAGATGATGGGCGCGCACAAACTGATCAGCAAAGGGGCGGCGATGTACGACGACATTACCCGCATCCCGTTAATTATCCGTTCGCCGCAGGGTGAACATCGGCAGGTTGATACCCCCGTCAGCCATATCGACCTGTTGCCAACCATGATGACGCTGGCTGGCATCGACAAGCCCGATATTCTCCCGGGTGAAGACATTCTGTACGCGCAAGCGCCACGGGGCGTGATGGTGGAATTTAACCGTTACGAGATAGAACACGACAGCTTTGGCGGGTTTATTCCGGTGCGCTGTTGGGTGACAGAGGCATATAAGTTGGTTCTCAACTTATTTACCAGCGATGAACTGTACGACAGACATCAGGATCCGCATGAATTGAATAATCTGATTGATGACCCTGATTTAGCCGATGTTCGAAACCAGCTTCATGATGCGTTACTGGACTACATGGATAAAATTCGCGATCCGTTTCGCACTTACCAATGGAGTCTGCGTCCGTGGCGAAAAGATGCCCACCCCCGCTGGATGGGCGCGTTCCGCCCGCGCCCGGATGATGGTTATTCTCCTGTTGTGCGTGACTATGACACGGGATTACCCACTCAAGGCGTAAAGGTTGAAGAGAAAAAGCAGAAGTTTTGA
- the ivbL gene encoding ilvB operon leader peptide IvbL — protein MNPSMLTATLLNTAPSSAAVVVRVVVVVGNAP, from the coding sequence ATGAACCCTTCCATGCTGACTGCGACCCTACTAAACACTGCGCCATCTAGCGCAGCGGTCGTCGTGCGTGTGGTGGTGGTCGTCGGCAATGCGCCGTAG
- a CDS encoding DMT family transporter — MTLSVFCILLFAALLHASWNAIVKAGNDKLFAAIGVSGSAAITALLCLPFAPQPSTASIPFLAASTALQVIYTVLVARTYSVSDMSQTYPLMRGTAPLLVAIISVLFLGDSLSVMAWVGIAVICTAILGMAFNGRASSRQGIVLALINACFIASYTLVDGTGVRLSETALGYTLWTFFLNGSCLLGWAMIARRPEALRYLGQHWKKGIFGGIATMGSYGLALWAMTLAPLAVVAALRETSILFGALIAWLLLKERVAGMRLIAAGGIAAGAILLRLS; from the coding sequence ATGACCCTTTCCGTTTTTTGCATTTTGCTGTTCGCCGCACTGCTACACGCCAGTTGGAACGCCATTGTAAAAGCGGGAAATGATAAGCTCTTTGCCGCGATCGGCGTCAGCGGCTCCGCTGCCATTACGGCGCTGCTTTGTCTGCCCTTCGCGCCGCAGCCTTCAACAGCCAGTATTCCTTTCTTAGCGGCATCCACCGCCCTGCAGGTAATTTACACCGTGCTGGTCGCCCGAACCTATTCGGTTTCGGATATGAGTCAGACCTACCCGCTGATGCGCGGGACCGCACCGCTGCTGGTAGCGATTATCAGTGTCCTTTTTCTGGGTGATAGCCTGTCCGTGATGGCCTGGGTGGGTATTGCGGTGATTTGCACGGCGATACTCGGCATGGCCTTTAACGGTCGGGCGAGTTCCCGGCAGGGAATTGTGCTCGCGCTGATTAACGCCTGTTTCATCGCCAGCTACACGCTGGTGGACGGGACCGGGGTCCGGCTCTCAGAAACCGCGCTGGGCTATACGCTCTGGACCTTCTTTTTAAACGGTTCCTGTCTGCTGGGTTGGGCGATGATTGCCCGCAGGCCGGAGGCGCTGCGTTATCTGGGGCAGCACTGGAAGAAAGGGATTTTTGGCGGTATTGCCACTATGGGCTCTTACGGGCTGGCGCTGTGGGCAATGACGCTTGCACCGCTGGCGGTCGTTGCCGCGCTGCGGGAAACGTCGATTTTGTTTGGCGCACTGATCGCCTGGCTATTGCTGAAAGAGCGCGTTGCGGGGATGCGCCTGATTGCAGCGGGAGGTATTGCCGCCGGAGCGATTTTGCTGCGGTTATCCTGA
- a CDS encoding DUF202 domain-containing protein, which translates to MKISRLGEAPDYRFSLANERTFLAWIRTALGFLAAGVGLDQLAPNFATPVIRELLALLLCLFAGGLAIYGYLRWLRNEKAMRLKEDLPYTHSLLIISLILMLVAVIVMALVLYAG; encoded by the coding sequence ATGAAGATTTCCCGCCTCGGAGAAGCGCCGGACTACCGCTTCTCGCTGGCAAATGAACGGACCTTTCTGGCCTGGATCCGTACCGCGCTGGGTTTCCTGGCGGCAGGCGTGGGGCTTGACCAGCTAGCGCCGAACTTTGCCACGCCGGTGATTCGTGAGCTGTTGGCGCTCCTGCTCTGCCTGTTTGCCGGTGGTCTGGCGATTTATGGCTATTTGCGCTGGCTGCGAAATGAAAAAGCAATGCGTCTGAAAGAGGACTTGCCGTACACCCATAGCCTGTTAATCATCAGCCTGATTTTGATGCTGGTCGCCGTTATTGTTATGGCACTGGTGTTATATGCCGGATAG
- the dsdA gene encoding D-serine ammonia-lyase, whose translation MENLQKLIARYPLVEDLVALKETTWFNPATTTLAEGLPYVGLTEQDVKGAHARLARFAPYLAKAFPETAATGGIIESEVVAIPAMQKRLEKQYGQKISGKMLLKKDSHLPISGSIKARGGIYEVLAHAEKLALDAGMITTEDDYSALLCPEFKDFFSQYSIAVGSTGNLGLSIGIMSARIGFKVTVHMSADARAWKKAKLRSHGVTVIEYEEDYGVAVEQGRKAAEADPNCFFIDDENSRTLFLGYAVAGQRLKTQFDKHGRVVDADHPLFVYLPCGVGGGPGGVAFGLKLAFGDNVHCFFAEPTHSPCMLLGVYTGLHDEISVQDIGIDNLTAADGLAVGRASGFVGRAMERLLDGLYTLDDQTMYDMLGWLAQEEDIRLEPSALAGMAGPQRVCGSADYQQIQGFTPAQLNNATHLVWATGGGMVPEAEMAQYLAKGR comes from the coding sequence ATGGAAAACCTACAAAAACTTATCGCCCGGTATCCTTTGGTAGAGGATCTGGTCGCCCTTAAAGAAACGACCTGGTTCAACCCTGCCACCACCACGCTTGCGGAAGGTTTACCTTACGTGGGACTGACGGAACAGGACGTGAAGGGCGCTCACGCCCGCCTGGCACGCTTCGCACCGTATCTCGCCAAGGCCTTTCCGGAAACCGCTGCCACCGGAGGAATCATTGAATCTGAGGTTGTGGCGATCCCGGCAATGCAAAAACGGCTGGAAAAGCAGTACGGGCAAAAAATCAGCGGTAAAATGCTGCTGAAAAAAGACAGCCATCTGCCGATTTCCGGTTCGATTAAGGCGCGAGGCGGCATTTATGAAGTATTGGCCCATGCCGAAAAACTGGCGTTAGACGCAGGGATGATCACCACAGAAGACGACTATAGCGCGCTGCTATGTCCGGAGTTCAAAGATTTCTTTAGCCAGTACAGCATCGCGGTGGGCTCCACCGGCAACCTGGGGCTGTCTATCGGTATCATGAGCGCACGCATTGGCTTTAAGGTTACCGTACATATGTCCGCCGACGCCCGCGCCTGGAAAAAAGCCAAGCTGCGCAGTCATGGGGTCACGGTCATTGAGTACGAAGAAGATTACGGCGTGGCGGTTGAACAAGGACGTAAAGCTGCAGAGGCCGATCCAAACTGCTTCTTTATCGACGATGAAAACTCGCGCACTCTGTTTTTGGGCTATGCGGTGGCAGGGCAGCGCCTGAAGACGCAGTTCGATAAACACGGTCGCGTGGTGGATGCCGATCATCCGCTATTTGTGTATTTGCCATGTGGTGTTGGCGGTGGCCCTGGTGGGGTCGCGTTTGGACTGAAATTGGCATTTGGCGATAACGTTCACTGCTTCTTTGCGGAACCAACGCACTCGCCTTGTATGCTGCTGGGCGTGTATACCGGTTTGCATGATGAAATTTCGGTACAGGATATTGGCATTGATAACCTGACAGCAGCGGATGGCCTGGCGGTAGGTCGCGCATCCGGATTTGTGGGTCGCGCAATGGAACGTCTGCTCGACGGCCTTTACACCCTCGATGACCAGACAATGTATGACATGCTCGGCTGGCTGGCACAGGAAGAAGATATTCGTCTGGAACCGTCGGCGCTGGCGGGTATGGCCGGACCTCAGCGCGTTTGTGGATCCGCCGATTATCAGCAAATCCAGGGGTTCACCCCGGCGCAACTGAATAACGCCACGCACCTGGTCTGGGCGACGGGCGGGGGCATGGTGCCAGAAGCAGAAATGGCGCAATATCTGGCGAAAGGGCGTTAA